TACAGTAGCACACGATGGCGCCATGCCTTTGCACAGCCCGGTAACGCGACTGAGCGAGGGCAGAGAATACTGCGGTGCACAGCATCAGTGGGAGCTCGTATTGCTTCACGTTGAGAACTTTACCAGCCGCAGCTTGCACGCCGCTTGTTGCGCCGAGGCTACGAGACAAATGCCCCGTAGCCCCGGTAACTCGCCCCCCAGCACGGTGTTCCGCAATGAAACGAAAGCTTGCGGGTCGTGCTCGCGAGCTAGGACGTGGCCGCGTCGAACAGTGCGTTCGTCTCGTCCGCCATGTTCTTGAGGCCTTCCTCCACGCCGACGGTGCCGGCGAAGATCTCTGGCGCCCACACGCCCATGGGGCCAAGCATCTCGCCCCAGGAGACGACGTCGTGGGTCGGCAGATTCGTGGTCCACTCGAACATCTCGAACGCGGCGATGCGGTTCGCGGGCCCGTCGGTGACCTCCGGATCGTAGTAGAGTTGCGCGGAGTCATCCCGAGCCGGGCGCAGCACGTCCGCCCGCGCCAGAATGTCCTGGGAGTCCTTCGTCATCATATTGGCGAAGACGCCCCACGCCTGGTCGGGCGACTTGGAGTTGGTGTTCATACACCAGCCGACGATGTTCGTCGTGCCACCCGGATTGCCCGTATTGGGCGAAGCGGCCACGTAGCCGTAGTCCCAGGTGAAGCCGGAGCCGGGCCAGGCCTCGTTCAGGAACTTGACGTTGTTGGAAGCCGCCGTCCAAAGGACGACTTGGCCGCTGCCAAAGAGGGCAAAACGACCGCCGCGGCCCGCCATGCCTTGGCTCAGGTCAGCAATCTGGTCGCGGGACGGCGAAACGCGATGCTTGAGCGCCAAGTCTACGCAGAAGTGCCACGCCTCCGCCGATTCCGGGCTGTCGATGACGCAGCGCAAATCGTCGCTCAAGAAGTCGCCGCCGTTGGCGCGCACGTAGTTCAGCCAGCCTTGTTCGAGGGCATCGGCCGCGAACATGCCGTAGCGCGTGACGTTGTCTCCCTCGCTCTCCGTGAGCTTAATGGCGTACTCCTGGAGCAAGTCCCAATTCCAGTCCGTGCCGAGCTCAGACGGCACCGCGAAGCCGCCCTCATTTATGGCGTCTTCATTGAAGAGCGTGATGATGCTCGTCATCATGCCCGGCACGCCGAACATCTTCTCGCCTTTGTAGGTGTAGAAGTCGATGCCGGTCTTCCAGGCGTTGGCGGCAAAATCCTGGGCGATGGGGTCGGCCTTGAATTGCGCGGTAATGTCGGCAGGAATCTCCTTGTTGGACCACGCGAAGTAGTTCACGCTGTTCATCAGGTAGATGTCCGGGCCCGTGCCGCCAACGAAGGCCGCCTGCAAATTATCCCAGTAACCGGAAACCGCTTCCGCAGTCACGCTGACGTTGGGATTGGCTTCCGAGTAATTCGCGCCCATCTGTTCCACGGACGCTACAGGGTCCGGCCACCAGACCCAGACTTTGATCTCGGCGGCTTCAGCCTGAGGCTGTGCGGCAGGCTTTTCGGCTTCCTGCTCGGCCGGCGCATCCTCGGACGGCATGGCCGTGCCGGCCTGTCCGCACGCGGCGAGCAAGGCGGCAGTTAGTGCCGCACCGCCGCCCGCGAGGATCTGTCGGCGTGACGGTTGTAGTCGCACGGAACGATCTCTTGTTTCCACGATACAGCTTTCTCCTCTTCTTGAAAGAGTCATCTCTGTACGGGGTATTTGCGCGATCGAGACACCACGGTAACGCGCCGGATGCCTGCTCGGTGTACGCGATCTCCTTTCCCAAAGCTGTTGCCAAATAAAGATGCTGTGGTAATGGTATATTCAAAAAGGGAGTCTGTCAACCACTTTTAGCCGAAAGAGAGTATCATCGCTAATGGCCGCTGAGAGCCTCTCTCGCACTACGGTGCAGGTGGGGCGGCTCTGTTCACTACTCGCGGAGTTTTCCTTGATCCTTCGCGGGACTTGGGGTAAGCCAGGCGGCGACGAGAGCTAGTAGTCCAACACGATTGTATTGATGGGTAGCGTAGTCCCTACGACAAGCTCAGGACACGTTTGCAACCTGCGCAATCTTGCCGTAGCGTGGAATGAGTTCACCAGACCGAGGAGCTGGGCACAGGTTACAATCCTGTGCTATTGGCGCTCCTACCCATCAATGCAAAAATGTCGAACCACTAGTCAAGCTTCCGCTACCTCCAATTGGAGGCGGAGGGAGGGTGGGATCTATCCCGAGCGCGTCTCTAACCGCGCGGCCAGCGGGCGGAGAGCGGCGGCATGGCGGGAAACGGCGCGTGGGGCGCTGTTTGGTACCAGTAGGCCACCGACGCAATGTCATCGGTGAGCGGCTCGAACTTGCGGTTCAGCCACCAGCCGAGGGCTTGCACGGTTACTTTTAAGTCCTGCTTGAAGCGAATGGGGTCCATGATGTGCCAGCGGTACATGCCGTGAAGCGGTACCTCAACCGGATCCTGGCGGTAGAGCGGATAGCCGAGGAAGGGCGTTGAGAATGTCCGGTCGCCGAAATTCCACGCCCCGCCAAAGTAGTCCTCCGTACCCGTGCCGCAGATGGTCGGATGGTTGGAGTCGCCGTCCATATAGAATTTCACCTCGCCCTCGCCCCACCAGCCGTTGGAAAACTGCGACCACGCGATGAACGTGCCGACGTACTGCCCCTGTCCCGACACACCGTCGAGGAGCACATGCTCGGGGTATTCGCGGGTGGTCATGGACCGCCGCCACTGGGCATGGAAGTAGGCGGCGTTTTCCGGCACCGGGGCCAGTGCGTACGTGATCTGATAGAAGAATCCCGGGATTGCTTCCCAGTAGTCGTTCTCTATCGTGATGCGCGCGCTGCGGCGGAAGGGCATGGGCCAATAAGAGTTGAACCCGCCCGTGGGGTTCACGGCAATGGGCAGGGAGTTCACATCGTAACGCAGGGCGTGGCCGTTGCAGAAGAAGTCGCCCAGCGGCACCTCGACCGAGGGAGTCTCTTCGCCGTCCCAATAGCAGCGCAGAACCGTGCTGCGATACGCCTGGGGGCGAACGGTGAGCCAGATGTGCTGGATGGTGCCCGGCCCTTCGATTTCGGCGAGGGTCGTGGTGGATTGCGGCGGCAGCTCGATCTTGGGACGCACTTTCCAACCGGGCCCCAGCAAAGAAGCCGCGCTGTTTTCATCGGGTACCGCCTTGGCGCCGCCGCCCCGCTCGCCGTTAGGGTTTTCCGCCGAAATCGAGCGCGTCTCGGCATCCGAGAGCAGCGCGATGTTATGCAGACCCATTTGCAGTCCGTCGAACATGATTGGTAGTCTCCTTCTTTACGCGGGCTAGCAATTGAGACCGTGTGCCAACCAAGGCATTAGCAATAGAGTTGAACGTTATTCCGTCATTCCCGCGCACGCGGGAATCCATCTTGTCTAGACCGAATGGACTCCCGCGAAAGCGGGAGTGACGGTCCATAGGCCTCACTTCTAGTCAAACAATAAGTTTGCTTCCATGGGAGCACTTCTTTTCAATCTCTCTCGCCGGTCTGTTGTGCGCCACCAGCTCGCTCATCCGTCTGCCAACCCATTGAGCAATTCCAGTGCCCTAGCCTCCATGGCTTGGCCGGTGCCCGGCCCGCCGATGGCCGAGCGGGAGGGCCACGTCTCGTAGGCGCCCAGCGCAAGCTGCTCGTCGGTGGCTACGTACCCCAGATAATCGTTTGCCAGACCTAAGACGAACTGCGGCGCGAATGGAGTGCTTTCTTTGATCGCGAGACCGACTTCGACGAATATCTCGCCCGGCAAGGCGGCAAAGCCGGCGGGGCCGACACGAAATGCCTGTAACGTCGAGGTCAAGACTTGCGGCATCGTGTGCAACACTTTGACTTCGCGGGCGTAGGCTGCCGCCCAGCGCGGGTAGATCGGCTGGCCGGGGACCGCTGAGAACGGCCCCTCTGCATACGCAAAGTTGCC
This DNA window, taken from Chloroflexota bacterium, encodes the following:
- a CDS encoding extracellular solute-binding protein: METRDRSVRLQPSRRQILAGGGAALTAALLAACGQAGTAMPSEDAPAEQEAEKPAAQPQAEAAEIKVWVWWPDPVASVEQMGANYSEANPNVSVTAEAVSGYWDNLQAAFVGGTGPDIYLMNSVNYFAWSNKEIPADITAQFKADPIAQDFAANAWKTGIDFYTYKGEKMFGVPGMMTSIITLFNEDAINEGGFAVPSELGTDWNWDLLQEYAIKLTESEGDNVTRYGMFAADALEQGWLNYVRANGGDFLSDDLRCVIDSPESAEAWHFCVDLALKHRVSPSRDQIADLSQGMAGRGGRFALFGSGQVVLWTAASNNVKFLNEAWPGSGFTWDYGYVAASPNTGNPGGTTNIVGWCMNTNSKSPDQAWGVFANMMTKDSQDILARADVLRPARDDSAQLYYDPEVTDGPANRIAAFEMFEWTTNLPTHDVVSWGEMLGPMGVWAPEIFAGTVGVEEGLKNMADETNALFDAATS
- a CDS encoding DUF2961 domain-containing protein — translated: MFDGLQMGLHNIALLSDAETRSISAENPNGERGGGAKAVPDENSAASLLGPGWKVRPKIELPPQSTTTLAEIEGPGTIQHIWLTVRPQAYRSTVLRCYWDGEETPSVEVPLGDFFCNGHALRYDVNSLPIAVNPTGGFNSYWPMPFRRSARITIENDYWEAIPGFFYQITYALAPVPENAAYFHAQWRRSMTTREYPEHVLLDGVSGQGQYVGTFIAWSQFSNGWWGEGEVKFYMDGDSNHPTICGTGTEDYFGGAWNFGDRTFSTPFLGYPLYRQDPVEVPLHGMYRWHIMDPIRFKQDLKVTVQALGWWLNRKFEPLTDDIASVAYWYQTAPHAPFPAMPPLSARWPRG